From Polyodon spathula isolate WHYD16114869_AA chromosome 24, ASM1765450v1, whole genome shotgun sequence, one genomic window encodes:
- the LOC121299374 gene encoding RNA guanine-N7 methyltransferase activating subunit-like: MSTSSDSPINYEDKFPHPFSAEDKEYQEYLQRPTDPPPIAEEWRGRGGGHQRGRDHRSHDYRPYRGRDGGRNWSNDNRYNQPWQDRSWGHNRQHYQQQGQSSSYGHQGYSSYNQRPSSNRY, translated from the exons ATGTCTACCAGTTCAGATTCTCCAATAAACTATGAAGATAAATTTCCCCATCCCTTTTCTGCTGAGGACAAGGAATACCAGGAATACCTCCAGCGTCCCACAGACCCTCCCCCTATTGCTGAAGAGTGGAGAGGCAGAGGAGGTGGCCACCAGAGGGGCAGAGATCACCG GTCACATGACTACAGGCCATACAGAGGGAGAGACGGTGGGAGGAACTGGTCAAACGATAATCGATACAACCAGCCGTGGCAGGACAGGAGTTGGGGTCACAATCGCCAACACTATCAGCAACAAGGACAGTCTAGTTCTTATGGACACCAAGGATATAGTTCATACAATCAAAGACCTTCCAGCAACCGTTATTAA